The Streptomyces sp. JB150 genomic interval TGGGCGCGGCGGGTGGGCCGGTGTGGTGGTGTGGTCGGGGCCGGGTGCGGCCCGCGCCCGGGGCGGCCAGCGCAGGTCTGCGGGTGGGGCCGGTTCAGTAGTCGGTGGGGTGGGGGCGGCGGCCTCGCCACAGGATCACGGCGGCTACGAGGAGGACGCCGCCGGCGCTTCCGGCGAGGGGGCCCGCCCAGGCGGTGGTGCCGGAGTCCTCGGCGGTGGTGTCGGGGCCGGGGCCGAAGTAGGGCTTCTTGTAGGCGGTCGAGTGCAGGCCTGCCGGTTCCAGGCGGGCGGCGGCCTCGATGGCGGCGGCGGGGTCGATGAAGCCGAAGCCGCGGGAGTCGTCGCGGCCGTCGGCGGGGGCGTTGCGGGCGGTGTCTTCGAGGAGGCGCTTGATCTGGGCCGGTGTGAGGTCCGGGTGGGCCGCCTTGACCAGGGCGACGGCGCCGGAGACGAACGCGGCGGCGGCGCTGGTGCCCCAGCCCTCGTAGTACTTGCGGTCCGGGTCGGCGATGACGACGTCGACGCCGGGGGCGCTGACCGTGGCGTACCAGCGGCGGGTGGAGAACGAGGCGCGGGTGCCGAACTTGTCGACGGCGGTCGCGGCGATGACGCCAGGGTAGGCGGCCGGGTACGAGATGTGGTCGCCCTTCTCGCCGCCGTTGCCGGCGGAGGCGACGACCACGGAGCCCTTCCGCAGGGCGTACTGGACGGCCTCGTCCTCGGCCGGCTCGGGGTGCGCGGAGGCGGAGTCGTCGCCCAGGGAGAGATTGATGACGTCGGCGCCCTGGTCGGCGGCCCAGCGGATGCCGTCCGCGAGGGCGTTGCCGCGGGTCTTGCGGGCCTTGCCGCGCGCCGGGTCGCCGTCCTCCAGGATCACCCGGACGGGGAGGATCTTCGCCTCGGGCGCGATGCCCATGACGCCCTCGGTGCCGCCGTAGCCGTGTCCGTGCCCGGCGATGATCCCCGCCATCGCGGTGCCGTGCCGGGCCCACGCGCGGTCACCGCGCCGCGCGCCGAAGCCGACCATGTCCCGGCCCTCCAGGACGTTCCCGGCGAGGTCCGGGTGGGTGGCGTCGACGCCGGTGTCGAGCACGGCGACGGTGATGCCCGCGCCCTTGGTGGTCTGCCAGGCCTGGCGGGTGTGCAGGGCGTCCAGGGCCCACTGCTGTGCGCGGATGCTGTCGGCGTGCGCGGCGGTGGGCGGCACCAGGGCGACGGAGGCGGCGAGGAGGGCACTGAGCAGGGCGGCGCGGCGGGTCCCGCGGCCGGTCCCGCGGCGGGGCGTCCGGCCGGCTGCCCGGCCTGCTGCTCGGCGGTGCGTGGTGCGGCGGGTCATGAGGGCTGCTCCGTGGCGGCGACGACGGACTTGCGCAGGCTCCGTTCGACGCGGTCGGCGAGGCCCTTCGCCTCGTGGCCGAGGCCTGCCTGGGCGGGGGCCGTGGTGGCGCCGGAGGCCATCGCGTCGGCGGCGGGCTGCGGTTCGTCCACGGCGCGGCCGTCGGCCCAGCCGGAGACGGCGTAGACGACGACGGGGGCGTCGGTGAGGACCGAGAGGGTCCACGAGGCGCGCTGGGCGTCGCCGAAGCCGGCGGCCGCGGTGCCCTTCGCGGCGTAGGGGCGGGGCATGAGGTCGGTACGGCGGTACAGGCCCTCGTCCTCGAAGCGTGCTTCGAGGGAGCGCATGCCGGCGGCGTCGGCCTTGGTGAAGAGCAGGCCGACGGTGGTGACGTGGCTCTGGGTCGCGTCGGTGTAGGTGGCGCGCAGCAGGCGTGCGCAGCCGGCGGGGGCGAGGGCCTTGCGCAGCAGCGGGTCGAAGGCGTCCGCGCAGCCGCCGTCCGGGGCGACGGCGATCCGGGTCCAGGTGCGGTCGGCTCCGCCGGGACCGGCGCCGCGGCCGACCACGGTGAGCGGGAACAGCCGGTCGACGGGCACGTTGTGCCAGAGTCCGGCGGCCGTCGCGAAGGCGCCGCGCTCACCCGCGTCCGGGGAGTCGCCGACGAGCCAGCTGCCGGTGACCGCGCCGCCGATCAGGCCGAGCCCGAGGACGACGCAGGCGGCGGCCGCGACCGTGTGCCGGCGCACCCGGCCGCCGAGCGGGCGGAACGGAGGGGGATCGCCGAAGGGGTCGCCGAGGGCGTGGGTCATCGAGAGTCCGGGGGCTGGTGGCGCGCTCCAGGAGTGACGGAGGTCCGGTGCCGCCGGGCCCTGACCGGCCTGGCTTCCGCCCTGACTCCGGCTCTGGTCCCGGTCTTGGCCGTGGTCCCGGCCTTGGTCACGGCCTTGGTCCCGGCCTCGGCCTTGGCTCTGGCCGGGGAGCCGGGCGGGGCGCTGGGCGCGCGCCGGGTGCGACGCGTGCGCGGGTTGCGCCGGGTGCGACGGGGCGCGGTCCGGCCGGCGCGCGGCGCCTTCGCCGCGCGGGGGCGCGGCCGCCTCACGCCGGTCGTGCTCCGCGGTCACGGCGGCCGGCCGGCGTACCGATTCGGCCGGTGCGGCGGCGCGGCCGGGGTCCGGCGTGGCGGAGGGCTCCGGCGGGACGGGGCGCAGCCGGGTGGTGCGCTCGGTCTCGGTCTCGGTGGCGGCGGCGTCCGCGGAGCGCGGCGGTACGGGGCCGCGCGGCGGCGGAGGCGGCGTGTCCGGGAAGCGGGCCGAGGCGGGCGGCGGGGGCGGGGTGAGCGGGGCGCCCTCGGGGCGGCGGGGCGCGCGGGCGTCACCCGAGCCGCGGGAACCAGGGGAAGCGCTGGAGGCACGGGAGGCGCCGAACCCACCGGAGCCGCCGGAGCCGACGGAGCCACCCGAGCCCCCGGCGGGCTCCGCTCCCGCGGCCGGAGCCGGACCCGAGGCGGCACGGCGGGCACCCAGCCGGGCCGAGCCGTCCCCGGCGGTGGTCGCGCCGCCCGGCTGCCCGCCCGGCACCGAGCCGGTGTCGCCGTGGGCGGCGGACGGGGTGGCGGCCGAAGCCGAGCCCGGGGCGCCGAGGGCGGCCGGGGCGTGCGCCTGGGGCGGCGCACCGGCCGAGCCCGCGGCGGGGCGCGGCGACGGCGTGACGGATGGTGCGGTCGTGGGAGCCGGAGGTGTGGCCGGGCGCGGGGGAATGGGGGCGTGCCGCGCGTCCGTGCTCATGCGCCCCCCGTTTCCTCCTGCCGGGCCCGCTCCTCGCACGGGGCCACCGTCCGCCGGTACGCGCACCGCCCGTCCTCACGCCGCACGCGTACCCGCACGGCCGGACCGCCTTCCGGCGCGGGCACCGCCCTGGGGTCGTTCCGCCGTGCGTGCGCGCCACTTTACGGCGTGCCCGCGCCGTTGCGGGAACCAGTCCACGACCGCGGGGCATCTGCCCGGAACATCCCCCTACCCTGCGGTAATCCTGTCTGGCAGGCTTCGTTCATGACTGCGCGCGCCGCCGACCGGGCCCGTTACGACCGGGCCACCGCCCATCTCGACGCCCCGCTGGCGATCGTGGACCTGGACGCTTTCGACGCCAACGCGGACGACCTGGTCCGCCGGGCCGGCGGGAAGCCGGTCCGGGTGGCCAGCAAGTCCGTGCGCTGCCGGGCGCTGCTCGAACGCGTCCTGGCGAATGACGGGTTCTCGGGTGTCATGTCCTTCACCCTCGCCGAGTCCCTGTGGCTGGCCCGGTCGGGGTTCGACGACGTCCTGCTGGCGTATCCGTCCGCCGACCGGGCCGGGTTCGCCGAGCTGACGAGCGATCCCAAGCTCGCCGCCGCCGTGACCGTGATGGTCGACGATCCGGCGCAACTCGTCCTGATCGACGGGGCGCGGGACGGCGGGCGGGAAGTGGTGCGGGTGTGCCTGGAGCTGGACACCTCGCTCAGGCTGTTCGGCGGGCGGGTCCGGGTCGGGGCCCGGCGCTCCCCGCTGCACTCCCCCGCCGAGGTCGCCGAGCTGGCGCGTTCGGTGGCCCGGCGGCCGGGTTTCGAGGTCGTCGGGATCATGGCGTACGAGGGTCATGTCGCCGGGGTCGGGAACGCGGTCGCGGGGCGGCCGGTGCGCTCGCGGGCGGTCCGGCTGATGCAGGCGGCGGCGCGGCGGGAGCTGGCGGAGCGGCGGGCGGCGGTGGTGCGCGCGGTGCGTGCGGTGGTGCCGGGGCTGGAGTTCGTCAACGGCGGCGGCACGGGCAGTGTGCAGTACACCGTGGCGGAGGACGCGGTCACCGAGGTCGCGGCCGGGTCGGGGCTGTATGTGCCGCGGTTGTTCGACAACTACACGTCGTTCAGCGGGCGTCCGGCCGCGCTGTTCGCGCAGCCCGTCGTCCGGCGGCCGGGTGTGGGCGTGGTGACGGTACTGGGCGGGGGCTATCCGGCGTCCGGCGCGGCGGGCCGGGACCGGCTGCCGGTGCCGTATCTGCCGGAGGGGCTGCGCTACGACCCGCAGGAGGGCGCCGGCGAGGTGCAGACGCCGCTGCTGGGCTCGCCCGCCGACGATCTGCTGATCGGCGACAAGGTGTGGTTCCGGCACGCGAAGGCCGGTGAGCTGTGCGAGCGGTTCGACGCGCTGCACCTGGTGGAGGGCGACCGGGTGACGGCGACCGTGCCGACGTACCGCGGCGAGGGCCGTACGTTCCTCTGAGCCTCCGAGCTGCCGTGCTCAGGGACCGACGCTGCTGCCGACGCCGCCGCCCGGATCGGTGTCGCCGGTGACGCGGATGCCCTCGGTGAGGCGGTCCATGTCGGTGAGCGGCGGCCCGTCCTCGCCCGCGTCGAAGACGTAGCGGACGATGACCGGCGACTCGGTCCCGACGCTGGACTGGAAGGCGAGGGACTGGACGTAGCCGCCGGGCCCGTCCGCGGTCTCGACCCGCCAGCGCACGAAGTAGCCGGCGCGGCCCGCGACCGCGACCGGTCCGGAGCCGACGACCTGGTGGGACTCGATGCCGCCGTGCGGGCGCCGGCCGAGGGCGTCGCGGTCGTAGGCCTCGTCGGCGGCGTCGGCGATGTCGTCCTCGGCGAGGGCTTTCGGGGAGGTCTCGTCGGTGGCGGTGGCCGTCCGGGAGAAGACCATGCCGTGCCGGCACAGGCCGACGCCGCTCGGGCAGTCGTAAGTGCCGTCGGTGGTCATCACGACGTCGTCCTGGCTGACGTGGCGGGGCCGGACCCAGCCGTCGAGCAGCGGGAAGGTGTGGCCGTTGAGCTGGTCCTCGACGACGGCCGGGCCGGCGGCGGACGGCTCGGAGGGGGTGGCGGAGGCGGCGGGTGACGGCGGCGGGGAGGACTCGGGGGTTGTCGGGGGCAGGGCCGTGGGGGTGGTCACCGGGCCGGGGCCGCCCTCCCCGTCCTCCTTCAGGAAGACGGCGCCGGTGACGATCGCCGCGACGAGGACGGCGCTCGCGACGGTGAGGGCGATGGCCCTGGACCGCGCGGTGCCGCCGCCCGGCACGGTGGGCGGCGGCGGGCCCGGGACGGGCGGCGGGCCCGGCACCGGGTGCCCGGCGGGTTCCGGGGCGCGCTGGTGCTCGGTCCAGGCCGTGCCGTCCCACCAGCGCTCGGCGTGCGGGGCCGAGGGGTCGCGGTACCAGCCGGGCGGCGGTGTCATGCTCATATCCCGGCACTGTAGGCGCAGTGCTACAGCGGTGTGACGTACGCCCCCGAGATCCCGCCGTCCACCAGGAAGTCGGTGGCGTTCACGAAGGAGGAGTCGTCGCTGGCGAGGAAGGCGACAGCGGCGGCGACCTCCTCGGCCTCGGCGAACCGTCCGAGCGGGATGTGCACCAGGCGGCGGGCGGCCCGCTCCGGGTCCTTGGCGAACAGCTCCTGCAGCAGCGGCGTGTTGACGGGTCCGGGGCACAGGGCGTTCACGCGGATGCCCTCGCGGGCGAACTGAACGCCCAGCTCGCGGGACATGGCCAGAACCCCGCCCTTGGAGGCGGTGTAGGAGATCTGGCTGGTGGCCGCGCCCATCCGGGCCACGAAGGACGCGGTGTTGATGATGGAGCCCCTGCCCTGGCGCCGCATGTAGGGGATGGCGGCCTTGCAGCACAGGTAGACGGAGGTGAGGTTGACCTCCTGGACGCGCTTCCAGGCCTCCAGGCCGGTCTCCAGGATGGAGTCGTCGTCGGGCGGGGAGATGCCGGCGTTGTTGAAGGCGATGTCGACGCTGCCGTAGGTGTCGTGGGCCGCCTTGAACAGCGCCTCCACCTGTTCGGGGTCGGTGACGTCGACCTTCACGAAGAGGCCGCCCACCTCCTCGGCGGCCGCCTTGCCGCGGGTCTCGTCGACGTCGCCGCAGACGACGTGCGCGCCCTCGGAGGCGAGCCGGCGGGCACTGGCGAGGCCGATGCCGCTGCCGGCTCCGGTGACGACGGCGGTGCGGCCGACGAGCCGGCGGCAGAGGCTGTCAGAGGTCTGAGAGGTCACTGTGCGGGGCCCTCCGTGCTGGTGGGGACGGTGCTGATGAAGACGTTCTTGGTCTCGGTGAAGGCGGTCAGGGCGTCCGGGCCGAGCTCGCGGCCGAGGCCGGACTGCTTGAAGCCGCCGAACGGGGTCCAGTAGCGGACGCTGGAGTGGGAGTTGACGGACAGGTTGCCGGCCCGGACGGCCTGCGAGACGCGCAGGGCGCGGCCCACGTCGCGGGTCCAGACGGAGCCGGACAGACCGTAGTCGGTGGCGTTGGCCAGCGCCACGGCCTCCGCCTCGTCCTCGAAGGGGAGGACGACGGCGACGGGCCCGAAGACCTCCTCGACGGCCACACGGGCGGCCGGGTCGACGCCGGTGAGGACGGTGGGCGGGAACCAGAAGCCGGGGCCCTCGGGCGCCTTGCCGCGGATGCCGGGCGCGTTCCGGTCGACGTAGCCGCGGACCCGCTCCAGCTGGGTCCGGGAGATCAGCGGGCCCATGTCGGTGGTCTCGTCGGCCGGGTCGCCGACGGTGACCGCCTCGACGGCGGGGGCCAGCAGCTCCAGGAAGCGGTCGTGTGCGGAGCGCTGGACGAGGATGCGGGTGCGGGCGCAGCAGTCCTGGCCCGAGTTGTCGAGGAAGGCCATGGGAGCCGCTGCGGCGGCGGCCTCGATGTCGGCGTCGGCGAAGACGATGTTGGGGCTCTTGCCGCCGAGTTCTAGGGTGACGCGCTTGAGGTGGGCGGAGCCCTTGGCCAGCACCTGCTTGCCGACGGCCGTGGAGCCGGTGAACACGATCTTCGCCACGCCGGGGTGCTCGACCAGCGCGTTGCCCGCGACGGGGCCGTGGCCGGGCAGCACCTGGAAGAGGTGGTCCGGAAGGCCGGCCTCCAGGGCGAGTTCGGCGAGGCGCAGCGCGGTGAGCGGGGTGGTCTCGGCAGGTTTGAGGATGACCGCGTTGCCGGCGGCGAGGGCGGGTGCGGTGCCCCAGGCGGCGATCGGCATCGGGAAGTTCCAGGGGGCGATCACGCCGACCACGCCGAGCGGTTCGAGGATCGTGACGTCGAGTCCGCCGGGGACCGGGATCTGGCGGCCGGTCAGCCGCTCCACTCCCCCGGCGGCGTAGTCGAGCAGATCGCGGACGTTGCCGGCCTCCCAGCGGGCGTTGCCGATCACGTGGCCGGCCTCGCGGACTTCGAGGCGGGCCAGTTCCTCCAGGTGGTCGTCGACGGTGACGGCGAACCGGCGCAGCAGCCGGGCCCGGTCGCCGGGGGCGAGCGCGGCCCACGCCGTCTGCGCCTTCGCGGCCCGTACGACGGCCCGGTCGACGTCCTCCGCGCCGGCGGCGGGGACGGTGGCGACGACCTCCTCGGTCGCGGGGTTGAGCACCTCGAGGGTGTCGGTCACGGGTTGCCTCACATCCGTTCGAAGGAGCGGCGCAGCTCCCAGTCGGTCACCGCGGCGTCGAAGGCGGCCAGTTCGACGCGGGCCATGTTGTGGTAGTGGTCGACGACCTCGGTGCCGAAGGCGGCCTTCGCCACGGGGCTGTTCTCCCACAGTTCGGCGGCGTCGCGCAGGGTGGTCGGGACCTGTTCGTAGCCGGCGCTGTAGGCGT includes:
- the mycP gene encoding type VII secretion-associated serine protease mycosin: MTRRTTHRRAAGRAAGRTPRRGTGRGTRRAALLSALLAASVALVPPTAAHADSIRAQQWALDALHTRQAWQTTKGAGITVAVLDTGVDATHPDLAGNVLEGRDMVGFGARRGDRAWARHGTAMAGIIAGHGHGYGGTEGVMGIAPEAKILPVRVILEDGDPARGKARKTRGNALADGIRWAADQGADVINLSLGDDSASAHPEPAEDEAVQYALRKGSVVVASAGNGGEKGDHISYPAAYPGVIAATAVDKFGTRASFSTRRWYATVSAPGVDVVIADPDRKYYEGWGTSAAAAFVSGAVALVKAAHPDLTPAQIKRLLEDTARNAPADGRDDSRGFGFIDPAAAIEAAARLEPAGLHSTAYKKPYFGPGPDTTAEDSGTTAWAGPLAGSAGGVLLVAAVILWRGRRPHPTDY
- a CDS encoding amino acid deaminase/aldolase, coding for MTARAADRARYDRATAHLDAPLAIVDLDAFDANADDLVRRAGGKPVRVASKSVRCRALLERVLANDGFSGVMSFTLAESLWLARSGFDDVLLAYPSADRAGFAELTSDPKLAAAVTVMVDDPAQLVLIDGARDGGREVVRVCLELDTSLRLFGGRVRVGARRSPLHSPAEVAELARSVARRPGFEVVGIMAYEGHVAGVGNAVAGRPVRSRAVRLMQAAARRELAERRAAVVRAVRAVVPGLEFVNGGGTGSVQYTVAEDAVTEVAAGSGLYVPRLFDNYTSFSGRPAALFAQPVVRRPGVGVVTVLGGGYPASGAAGRDRLPVPYLPEGLRYDPQEGAGEVQTPLLGSPADDLLIGDKVWFRHAKAGELCERFDALHLVEGDRVTATVPTYRGEGRTFL
- a CDS encoding DUF2510 domain-containing protein; this translates as MTPPPGWYRDPSAPHAERWWDGTAWTEHQRAPEPAGHPVPGPPPVPGPPPPTVPGGGTARSRAIALTVASAVLVAAIVTGAVFLKEDGEGGPGPVTTPTALPPTTPESSPPPSPAASATPSEPSAAGPAVVEDQLNGHTFPLLDGWVRPRHVSQDDVVMTTDGTYDCPSGVGLCRHGMVFSRTATATDETSPKALAEDDIADAADEAYDRDALGRRPHGGIESHQVVGSGPVAVAGRAGYFVRWRVETADGPGGYVQSLAFQSSVGTESPVIVRYVFDAGEDGPPLTDMDRLTEGIRVTGDTDPGGGVGSSVGP
- a CDS encoding 3-oxoacyl-ACP reductase; translation: MTSQTSDSLCRRLVGRTAVVTGAGSGIGLASARRLASEGAHVVCGDVDETRGKAAAEEVGGLFVKVDVTDPEQVEALFKAAHDTYGSVDIAFNNAGISPPDDDSILETGLEAWKRVQEVNLTSVYLCCKAAIPYMRRQGRGSIINTASFVARMGAATSQISYTASKGGVLAMSRELGVQFAREGIRVNALCPGPVNTPLLQELFAKDPERAARRLVHIPLGRFAEAEEVAAAVAFLASDDSSFVNATDFLVDGGISGAYVTPL
- a CDS encoding aldehyde dehydrogenase family protein yields the protein MTDTLEVLNPATEEVVATVPAAGAEDVDRAVVRAAKAQTAWAALAPGDRARLLRRFAVTVDDHLEELARLEVREAGHVIGNARWEAGNVRDLLDYAAGGVERLTGRQIPVPGGLDVTILEPLGVVGVIAPWNFPMPIAAWGTAPALAAGNAVILKPAETTPLTALRLAELALEAGLPDHLFQVLPGHGPVAGNALVEHPGVAKIVFTGSTAVGKQVLAKGSAHLKRVTLELGGKSPNIVFADADIEAAAAAAPMAFLDNSGQDCCARTRILVQRSAHDRFLELLAPAVEAVTVGDPADETTDMGPLISRTQLERVRGYVDRNAPGIRGKAPEGPGFWFPPTVLTGVDPAARVAVEEVFGPVAVVLPFEDEAEAVALANATDYGLSGSVWTRDVGRALRVSQAVRAGNLSVNSHSSVRYWTPFGGFKQSGLGRELGPDALTAFTETKNVFISTVPTSTEGPAQ